The Chamaesiphon minutus PCC 6605 DNA window ACCCAATCTCCGTCATAAGGTGAGGAATTGCCTTTAACTTTGACATGTCGTTTGATTTCAATCGAATCATGCCGCACTAACTTGATTAGGTTGTTTCCTTCTAGGGTCGCAAATAACCAATTATTATTGTTAATACTTTTAAAGTATTTATGGCGAATCCATTTCTTACCTTTATTTGGATGACGGTGACTACCCCATTTAAAAAGTTTAAGAAAGACCAAAGAATAAATTTTACCGAAGACTTCCTTACTGTTGACTGTGCAGAAGTAATTACACCAACCTCTCACGATCGGATTGAGACTATTGATTAGCCGAGATTGGCTTAATCCTCTTCGCTTATTTATTTCTTCTTTTAGCTTTTTATAGTGTCTTTTTTGACTTTCTATACTGGGTCTGATAATAGTTTTATATCCCAATAACTTACCATTAGAGCTTTTTCCAGATGAATATTTTCCAACAGAAAATTGTCGGATGTTAAAGCCAAGGAAATTAAACCCTGCTTTTTCTCCATCTAAATCACTTAGACAGTGGGCAATTCTAGTTTTACTGGGTTTTAATTCCAATCCAATGTCACTTAACCATTCTTCTACTTCTTTTTTACACTGATTAATAACTTTCAAATCTTCGTGAAGAATAACAAAGTCATCAGCATATCTTACACAGCAAATCGATTTTAATTTATCCCTGACAGGCAATTGATTACCATTGGGACGCTTCATATCGAATTTTGGGGCTAATCCCATTATCAATTCCTCAAGTCCATGTAAGGCTATATTTGCCAAAAGTGGGCTAAGAACTCCACCTTGGGGGGTACCTTCATTTGTAGGGAACAGCTTCTTTCCATCCATGACACCAGCTTTTAGCCAAGCTCGGATTTGTTTCCGTAAGGTCGGGAAGGTATTTAGTTTTGATAGAAGTTTATTGTGGTTAATGCGGTCAAAACATTTACTGATGTCAGCATCTAAAACATACTTTGATTTTTTAGAAATTGACGAAAAGATTGCTTCAATTGCATCGTGACACGAACGTCCAGGGCGAAAGCCATAGCTATTTGGTTCAAATTTCGATTCCCATTCAGGTTCGAGAACCATTTTTACTACTGCTTGCAAGGCGCGGTCTTCCATTGTCGGTATGCCTAAAGGTCTTTCTTCGCTGGTTCCAGGTTTGGGAATCCAAACACGGCGCGTAGGTTTTGCTTTAGTACCCAGTTTGATTTTATCTACCAAGATG harbors:
- the ltrA gene encoding group II intron reverse transcriptase/maturase; protein product: MNTAISPMYRWNEINWRKLERRVFKLQKRIFQASNRGNVKLVRRLQKLLISSRSARLLAVRRVTQDNQGRKTAGVDGVKSLTPKQRLILVDKIKLGTKAKPTRRVWIPKPGTSEERPLGIPTMEDRALQAVVKMVLEPEWESKFEPNSYGFRPGRSCHDAIEAIFSSISKKSKYVLDADISKCFDRINHNKLLSKLNTFPTLRKQIRAWLKAGVMDGKKLFPTNEGTPQGGVLSPLLANIALHGLEELIMGLAPKFDMKRPNGNQLPVRDKLKSICCVRYADDFVILHEDLKVINQCKKEVEEWLSDIGLELKPSKTRIAHCLSDLDGEKAGFNFLGFNIRQFSVGKYSSGKSSNGKLLGYKTIIRPSIESQKRHYKKLKEEINKRRGLSQSRLINSLNPIVRGWCNYFCTVNSKEVFGKIYSLVFLKLFKWGSHRHPNKGKKWIRHKYFKSINNNNWLFATLEGNNLIKLVRHDSIEIKRHVKVKGNSSPYDGDWVYWSSRMGKHPEVSTKVGNLLKTQKGKCAHCKNYFKDGDSLEVDHIIPKSKGGKDKYENWQLLHRHCHDTKTVNDGSSGTKSNCNSVEPKPPVKPESWFWQDDMLVMTH